The Cucumis melo cultivar AY chromosome 6, USDA_Cmelo_AY_1.0, whole genome shotgun sequence genome includes a region encoding these proteins:
- the LOC103496181 gene encoding cyclin-D3-1-like, whose product MAMHRYEQADDDAQTHLFPLDSLFCEEEKWEEEEDEADLEQTHHTHLFSLGFLEEDLSGDDERLLSMLSKETEQLKQTNLELEALLMDPSVSAARSSAVHWMLKVQSHYGFSTLTAILAIAYFDRFLLSFHFRSDKPWMNQLVAVTCLSLAAKLEEIQVPLLLDLQVEDAKYVFEAKTIQRMELLVLSTLQWRMHLVTPYSFLDHIVKRLGLKNDLHLEFFRRSEYLLLSLLSDSRFVGYLPSVLATATMMEVIDQIEPHKKLEHQDKLLGVLKMNKEKVQCCYDLVVEHSKAYVDGFYHPINTHKRKHEQQAPDSPNGVIDAGFSSDSSNDSWAFRATSVCSSPEPSFKKSKSEEPKMKFHSLNRPFLDIVGSPS is encoded by the exons ATGGCAATGCATCGGTACGAACAAGCTGATGATGATGCTCAAACCCATTTGTTTCCACTCGATTCTTTGTTTTGTGAGGAGGAGAAATGggaggaagaggaagatgaagCTGATTTAGAACAAACCCATCACACCCATTTGTTTTCTTTGGGTTTTTTGGAGGAAGATCTCTCTGGGGATGATGAACGCCTTCTCTCCATGTTGTCTAAAGAAACGGAGCAGCTAAAACAGACCAATCTTGAGCTTGAAGCTTTGTTGATGGATCCCTCTGTTTCTGCTGCTCGTTCTTCGGCTGTTCACTGGATGCTCAAAGTTCAATCCCATTATGGCTTCTCAACTCTCACTGCCATTTTGGCTATTGCTTATTTTGACAGATTCCTCTTGAGCTTCCATTTTAGGAGCGACAAGCCATGGATGAACCAACTTGTGGCTGTTACTTGCCTCTCTTTGGCGGCTAAACTGGAGGAGATTCAAGTTCCTTTACTCTTGGACCTTCAA GTAGAGGATGCCAAGTATGTATTTGAGGCTAAAACCATTCAGAGAATGGAGCTTCTAGTGCTCTCAACTCTTCAATGGAGGATGCATTTAGTGACTCCATATTCTTTTCTTGATCACATTGTGAAAAGGCTTGGGTTGAAGAACGATCTTCACTTGGAGTTTTTCAGGCGTTCTGAGTACCTTCTCCTTTCTCTACTTTCAG ATTCAAGGTTTGTGGGGTATCTTCCATCTGTCTTGGCAACTGCAACAATGATGGAAGTGATAGATCAGATTGAGCCTCATAAGAAATTAGAGCACCAAGATAAGCTTCTGGGTGTCCTCAAAATGAACAAG GAAAAAGTGCAATGCTGTTACGATCTTGTTGTGGAGCATTCAAAGGCTTATGTCGATGGCTTTTATCATCCTATCAACACCCACAAGCGCAAGCATGAACAACAAGCTCCTGATAGCCCAAATGGCGTGATTGATGCAGGTTTCAGTTCAGACAGCTCCAACGATTCTTGGGCATTCAGAGCAACATCTGTTTGTTCATCTCCTGAACCTTCTTTCAAAAAGAGCAAATCTGAAGAGCCAAAGATGAAGTTTCATTCTCTTAACAGGCCATTTCTTGACATTGTTGGCAGCCCTTCTTGA